The Bifidobacteriaceae bacterium sequence CGCAGGGGCAGGCGCTCCCAGGCGTCGGCGGTCGCGGCGCCCGCGCGCGGATGGCAGCGGGCCGCGCGTTTGGCGGCCGCGGGCGACAGATCCAGCACCAGGCCGCGCGCGGCCGGGATTGCGTCGAGGACCTCCGCCAGGTAGTAACCGGTGCCGCCGGCCAGGTCCAGGATCAGAGGCGGGAATCCCAACGCCGGCGTGCCTTCGCCAATCCGCCCCCGCAGACCGGACCCCCGCCCAGGCTCGGGATTCGACGCGGATCGGCGCGTCGTCTCACACTCCGCCGCGGGCTGGCGCTGCGGCGCGAGTCTCGCATCAGGCCGGGACTCGGCGTTCCCGATAGCCTCCGCGACCGCCTCGGCGACGGGCGCGGCGATCGGCTGGTAATGCCCGCGCGCCAAGAAACTGGCCCTGGCCTGCACCATCGCGACGCTGTCCGCCGCGTGGCGCGGGGCACCTCCCCTGACCAGCGAGGCATAGCCCGCCCGTGCCAGGTTGAACGTGTGCCGGGAGGGGCATACCAATGCGGGGGCGACGGCATCGGGCAACGCGAAGGGCTGGGCGCAAACGGGACAGGCGAGCGCGTCCAGGACCAATGCCAAGGCGCTCACGCGAGCCTCCTCCCGAAACGGTGGGCGCGGGGCCGGCGTTCAGCCAAGCCGCCCGGCCGCGGGGCTCTCACGACCGGCAGCGCGGCCACCACCCCTCGCCCCGGAGGTGATAACCGATCGCCATCCTGCAATTATGGCGTCACCGACGCCGGTTCCCCGCCGTCGTTGACTGAGCTGGCGACCGGACGGCGGCGAATGGGTATCTCTCCCCAAAACGTGGTCAGGACGGGTTTGACAAACAGTTAGTCTATAAAAGACACCAGTCGCCCAACGGTGCGCCCAAAGCCCATCTGGTCACGCGCCCAGGGCCTTAGCCCATAGCCACAGTGAGGTTCACAGCCCATGTTCCAACGCGCAACGAAACCATTTCCCGCATCCGACCCGACCCAATCCACGCCCGGTTCCGCCGACGGCCCGCTGAAGAGCCGGACGCGCAAGCTGTTCGCGCGCCGGTGGACCCGTGCCGTCGCCGTCGGCCTGACCTCCGGGTTGGTGCTCACGGCGGCACTGGCCGCCCCGGCACCTCCCAGCCGCGCCGACGCGGCGCACTTCGAAATGTCCCAACTCGAATACGGCCCTAACGAGGACATCTTCATCGAGTACGGGGTTCTGACGCCCGGCTGCGACACCCTCAACATAGTGCAGTCGGATCTGTACATAGTGAGACACGGCACCGTCGGAGCGGGGTCGAAGTTGACCGACGTCGCGGGAGCACCAACCGTGGCGATACCCATGACCATGGGTTCCTACATCGGATTGCTGACCATTGGCTATACCGCGCCCGGCGGGAAGATCGGGCGAGGCGAATACGACGTGGTGGAGGATGTGTGCCAAGACGGCTACTTCGACGGCCCGGACACCATTTTGTCGCCAGCTTTTAAGGTGGCAGATCCCGATCCGCTCCGGCCGCCGGATCCCGCGGCAGAGGCGGCAATCCGAGATATCAAAGACGCAGCAGCCGCAAGAGCGCAAAAGAAGGGATTGGCCTGGGCTCTCGTCGCCGCAGCGCGGCTAGGTGCCCGAGGTCGGTACACCTACTACAAGATCCACCTCAGCATCTTGAAGGAGGTCACGCTCTGGTCGTGGTCTATCGACGTGGGAATTGCCAACGACCCGCCCGACCCGGCCTTCACGCAGGCGGTCTCCGCGCCGCCGATCGACTCCTATGAGGAAACCGACAACGGCACCGAACTCGGCCGAGCGTATCAAAGCCTCTATTATGCGGCGGCTAATGAAGCGGCTGCCGCAGAAGGTTTCTTGCACGCTTTGGAGAAGTACCAAGGCGCCGAGGGCAAACTCGGCACCAACCCGGATGCCTCAGCCGCGTTGGCGCAGGCCAAAGCAATTTCAGCCTACGCCCGCCAAGCAGTCAAAGCTCTTGAGGCCGGGCAAGGCGCCCGCGCCGCCGCGATCGCAGCCGGCATTGACGACCGCTGGACTGCCGCCGACCACGCCCAAGCCCAAGCGGTGCGCCAACGGTTGAGGGCCGGGGGATCCTTCACCTCCGACGAGTTGGGGCTGTTGGCCAGCCACGGGATCACCGGCCAGGCCGAACTGGCGCAATTGGCTCAAGAACTGGCCAGCGACGACACATACGACGAGGCCTACCAATCGTTCGCCGATTGGGACGCCGAGGAGACCGCCAAAGAGACCGACTTGGCGGACGCCTTCGAGGGCGTGGCCGCGCTGTTCGATGGCTTCGCGGCCCAGTTGACCGCGGACATGACGGCGGCCGGTTACGCCTTTTACCCGACGGTGACGGTCGCCGGCCCGGCCCAGGCGACCCTGGGCGACACGATCGCCTTGACGGCCGCCACGAACGCCGCCAACACGGTCGCCTGGGACACCGACGCGGACGGGCAGTTCGACGACGGGACCGGCACCACGGCATCGGTCGCCGCCTCCCACCTGGGGTTGACGCGGATCGGCGCCAAGGTGACCGACCCGACCGGCAAGGAAGCGGTGGGCTACTCGCTGGTGGACGTGTCATACCCCGCCGGGCACCCCGTGATCACTGCGACCGACCCGGCGGCGGGCACTGAGCTCCCCGTTGGGCACGGCGACACCAAGACCCTCACGGTCACCCCCGGCCACACCCAAGGCAAGGCGGTGACCGTGACGTGGTATGTCAACGGCCAGGCCGTCGGCACGGGCAACACTCTGACGGTGACAGGCAGCAGCGCGAAGAGCCCGCAAGACGTTCAAGCCAAGGTGACAGACGCCAGCGGCCTTTACGCCACCGCGTCCTGGGATTTGTTCACAATCCAGGTCTCGCCGCCGCCGGCAGGCACCGGGCCGGCGGCCGCTTTCGTGTTCGACCCGGCGAATCCCAACGTGGGGGCACCGGTGTCCTTCACCGACTCCTCGCAGGCGTCCGCCGGGCGCACCGTGGCGGCGTGGGCATGGGACTTCGACGGCAACGGCTCGGTCGACTCCACCGCGCAGAACCCGCAGTGGACGTACAGCACGCCGGGTGCCTACCCGGTGTCTTTGACGGTGACCGACTCTGAGGGCGACCAAGACACCGCCACCGTCACGGTGGTGGCGTCGAATCCGTCCTACCTAACGGTTTACCCGGTGGCCGGGACCATGTCCAAGGGCCAGGTGACCGTGCGGGTCAAGGCGTGGGCCAAGTCCGGCTGGACAGAATTGTCCGGCGCGCAGGTGGTGGTGTCGGTTGGAACCCACTCGGTGACGGTCACCACCGGCGCGGACGGAGTAGCCGAGGCGCGGGTGCCGGTGGTGGCGGGCACCCCGGTGACCGCAGAGCTGATTGGCGCCGCCGATGGCTCCTACGGTCCGGCGCTGGACTCGAACGACTTGTCGGCCTACGGCAAACCGCAGGGCGATGTGGTGTTCGTGGTAGACGAGTCCTGGACCATGGGGGCCTACCAGGACGCGGTGGCCGCCAACCTGAACGTCATTGCGGGCACGCTCGCGCAGTCGATCGACTACCAGTTGGGGCTGGTCGGCTTTGGCGCGTACGCGCATTCAAACGAGGTGGAGCACATCGACCTGCCCGCGACCGACTCGCTGGCCGACTTCGCGGCGGCCACGAGCCGCTTGGAGCGCAACGG is a genomic window containing:
- a CDS encoding PKD domain-containing protein, yielding MFQRATKPFPASDPTQSTPGSADGPLKSRTRKLFARRWTRAVAVGLTSGLVLTAALAAPAPPSRADAAHFEMSQLEYGPNEDIFIEYGVLTPGCDTLNIVQSDLYIVRHGTVGAGSKLTDVAGAPTVAIPMTMGSYIGLLTIGYTAPGGKIGRGEYDVVEDVCQDGYFDGPDTILSPAFKVADPDPLRPPDPAAEAAIRDIKDAAAARAQKKGLAWALVAAARLGARGRYTYYKIHLSILKEVTLWSWSIDVGIANDPPDPAFTQAVSAPPIDSYEETDNGTELGRAYQSLYYAAANEAAAAEGFLHALEKYQGAEGKLGTNPDASAALAQAKAISAYARQAVKALEAGQGARAAAIAAGIDDRWTAADHAQAQAVRQRLRAGGSFTSDELGLLASHGITGQAELAQLAQELASDDTYDEAYQSFADWDAEETAKETDLADAFEGVAALFDGFAAQLTADMTAAGYAFYPTVTVAGPAQATLGDTIALTAATNAANTVAWDTDADGQFDDGTGTTASVAASHLGLTRIGAKVTDPTGKEAVGYSLVDVSYPAGHPVITATDPAAGTELPVGHGDTKTLTVTPGHTQGKAVTVTWYVNGQAVGTGNTLTVTGSSAKSPQDVQAKVTDASGLYATASWDLFTIQVSPPPAGTGPAAAFVFDPANPNVGAPVSFTDSSQASAGRTVAAWAWDFDGNGSVDSTAQNPQWTYSTPGAYPVSLTVTDSEGDQDTATVTVVASNPSYLTVYPVAGTMSKGQVTVRVKAWAKSGWTELSGAQVVVSVGTHSVTVTTGADGVAEARVPVVAGTPVTAELIGAADGSYGPALDSNDLSAYGKPQGDVVFVVDESWTMGAYQDAVAANLNVIAGTLAQSIDYQLGLVGFGAYAHSNEVEHIDLPATDSLADFAAATSRLERNGANEWGTDAIVYALGSRVGVRPEAATCLVLLADEHTQIRNVSVAETAQALADNDATLFSVINPRVDTIDYQNLATGSGGEWFDIAQFAADPQGVLDGLLAGCVASVTQRPDLSVTVDDGLTQVPLDGAGTFTVTVTNDGLVDATGVDLVLESTSPFTLGAISGSGTAAAPTGGGGDVVTWPSFGLAAGDSVSFTVGWSPLPGTQPGDVVSVEARVEDDGLNGADLSPANNQASDSTTVVAIPTQPVSVVYVDDAAAGAPVVPLAGTRTALVGPRLSPVGFTEAEARAGVPAGYVFVSLDNVATFDDDDSQAQTITVHLAHHHTQSSLAVTRTIEYLGAGAATPAPVAEDLLWYADADDVTGDVVYSTPGGYSEVASPVVPGFTADPLVVEATAPVASTSVRPVDTVVTVVYLAGSEQLVSVVYVDDDLGGAPVVPVAGSRTALIGARLSPVGFTEADALAGVPAGYVFASLDNVATFDDDENQAQTITVHLTHHHTLSTLVVTRVVQYTGAGDSTPEPVEQEVLWYADTDDVTGVTVYWSSEGYPEVATPDVDGHTPDRDLVEGTGPVGQTTLPPTDTVELVEYEPAQEPEPTPTPTPTPSGSAPPAPPALPITGPGGAAGVAALAALLLGLGAALVRARQTKRHRATL